In one Verrucomicrobiales bacterium genomic region, the following are encoded:
- the flgG gene encoding flagellar basal-body rod protein FlgG, whose translation MIRALYSSATGMVSQQTNLDVISNNLANVNTTGFKKSKIEFQDLIYQTTKIPGSDVGGGNQIPTGIQIGHGSRVMATSKVFTNGDVSHTGAQLDVAIDGDGFYEVVMPDGSSAYTRDGAFKLDSTGRLVTSDGLLIQGGITIPPGTTEIGIAPTGEVTARTANGLSTFNMTLVRFANPAGLESVGRNLYRETPASGAAQQGQPGSDGFGVLAQNYLEMSNVKVVEEMVNMIVAQRAYEVNSKAVQTADEMLQISNNLKR comes from the coding sequence ATGATCCGCGCGCTTTATTCCTCCGCCACCGGAATGGTGTCCCAGCAGACCAACTTGGACGTCATTTCGAACAACTTGGCGAACGTCAACACCACCGGATTCAAGAAGTCCAAGATTGAGTTTCAGGACCTGATCTATCAGACCACGAAGATTCCGGGATCGGACGTGGGAGGCGGGAATCAGATTCCTACGGGCATTCAGATCGGCCATGGATCGCGCGTCATGGCGACCAGCAAGGTGTTCACGAATGGCGACGTGAGCCATACCGGTGCGCAGCTGGATGTGGCCATTGATGGTGATGGGTTCTACGAGGTGGTTATGCCGGACGGATCGAGCGCCTACACGCGTGATGGCGCTTTTAAGTTGGATAGCACGGGCCGGCTGGTGACCAGTGACGGCCTGCTCATCCAGGGGGGGATTACGATTCCGCCGGGGACGACAGAGATTGGCATCGCTCCGACTGGCGAGGTCACGGCTCGAACGGCGAATGGACTGTCGACCTTCAACATGACTCTGGTTCGTTTCGCGAACCCCGCTGGCCTCGAGAGCGTGGGGCGGAACCTCTACCGAGAGACGCCCGCTTCCGGAGCCGCCCAGCAAGGGCAGCCCGGGTCGGACGGTTTCGGCGTTCTGGCACAGAACTATCTCGAAATGTCCAACGTCAAGGTGGTGGAGGAAATGGTGAACATGATCGTGGCACAGCGGGCTTACGAAGTGAACTCCAAAGCGGTTCAAACCGCCGATGAGATGCTGCAAATCAGCAACAACTTGAAACGCTAA
- a CDS encoding LURP-one-related family protein gives MRFVLKQKFWSFGDDFKIQDANGQDVYFVDGRAFSWGDKLSFRDRQGNELAFIRQKLLSWGPTYEIELHGRLVAVVKKKLFTLLRCKFTVDVPGPDDLEAQGSFLDREYTIERHGRRVAEISKRWFSFTDTYGVEIESGEDPVLLLATAVVIDMVCHQESKER, from the coding sequence ATGCGCTTCGTCCTCAAACAAAAGTTCTGGTCGTTCGGTGACGATTTCAAAATCCAGGATGCGAATGGACAGGACGTTTATTTTGTCGATGGCCGGGCTTTCAGCTGGGGGGATAAACTTAGTTTTCGGGACAGGCAAGGCAACGAACTCGCCTTCATCCGTCAGAAGCTTCTGTCCTGGGGCCCCACCTACGAGATCGAGCTGCACGGACGCCTGGTCGCCGTCGTGAAGAAAAAGCTGTTCACCTTGCTGCGATGCAAATTCACGGTCGATGTCCCCGGGCCGGACGACCTGGAGGCCCAGGGCAGTTTCCTTGACCGCGAGTATACCATCGAGCGGCACGGTCGCCGAGTCGCGGAGATCAGCAAGCGCTGGTTCTCCTTCACCGACACCTATGGCGTCGAGATCGAATCCGGAGAGGATCCCGTCCTGCTGCTTGCCACCGCCGTGGTCATCGACATGGTCTGCCATCAGGAGAGCAAGGAGCGGTGA
- a CDS encoding flagellar basal body P-ring protein FlgI: MFKPEGNPVSGLIPLREISRCKAPGARWIQVIGLLLAASVCARAGSPLRVKDLVRVAGADESQLVGFGLVTGLAGDGDKNPVYTVQAFANMLQRFGMSIPATAVQSKNVAAVMVTAEISGFAKAGSRLDVHVSSMGDAKSLSGGILLQTPLLAGNGKMYGVAQGPLVLGGFSAGTGGGGGASVQKNHPTVAIVPDGGKVVSEVGGNIVEDESLELLLKEPDFTSIARLTEAINAAFTNSCESIDSTTVRVKIPKEYLSHPIDFLSRLEALEVTPDTVARVVVNERTGTIVANSLIRIGPCAVSHGNLSINIASSLDVSQPGPLSQGGETVVTPRTDTTVTETKSSLITLPEMPTIEKVASSLNALGVSPRDMISILMHMKKVGALQAELRVN, encoded by the coding sequence ATGTTTAAACCTGAGGGGAACCCGGTCTCTGGCCTTATTCCACTGAGAGAGATCTCACGATGTAAAGCACCTGGAGCGCGCTGGATTCAAGTGATCGGACTGCTTCTCGCGGCATCTGTCTGCGCCCGGGCGGGAAGTCCGCTGCGAGTGAAAGATCTGGTCAGGGTGGCGGGTGCCGACGAGAGCCAACTGGTCGGATTCGGTCTCGTCACTGGCTTGGCTGGGGACGGCGACAAGAATCCCGTTTACACAGTTCAAGCCTTCGCGAACATGCTGCAGAGGTTCGGAATGTCTATTCCGGCCACCGCCGTGCAGTCGAAGAATGTCGCGGCCGTGATGGTGACCGCCGAGATTTCAGGATTCGCCAAGGCTGGCAGTCGGCTCGATGTTCATGTCTCCTCAATGGGGGACGCGAAGTCTCTGAGTGGAGGAATCTTGCTCCAGACGCCCTTGCTCGCAGGCAATGGCAAAATGTATGGGGTGGCGCAGGGACCTCTGGTTTTGGGAGGCTTTTCGGCGGGCACCGGAGGTGGTGGGGGAGCGTCGGTTCAAAAAAACCATCCGACAGTGGCCATAGTTCCTGACGGGGGCAAAGTGGTGAGCGAGGTGGGTGGAAATATCGTGGAGGATGAGTCCCTGGAGCTCTTGTTGAAAGAGCCTGACTTTACGTCCATCGCCCGACTGACCGAGGCGATCAACGCCGCGTTTACAAACAGCTGCGAATCCATTGATTCAACCACCGTGAGGGTGAAGATTCCCAAGGAATACCTCTCGCATCCCATTGATTTTCTGTCGCGCCTGGAGGCCCTCGAAGTCACACCGGACACAGTGGCCCGCGTGGTGGTGAACGAGCGAACCGGCACCATTGTGGCCAACTCACTCATACGCATTGGACCCTGCGCGGTTTCGCACGGCAACCTGAGCATCAACATCGCATCCAGCTTGGATGTCTCCCAGCCAGGCCCCCTCAGTCAGGGCGGGGAGACAGTGGTGACTCCTCGCACGGACACCACGGTGACCGAGACCAAGAGTTCCCTGATCACCTTGCCGGAAATGCCAACCATCGAGAAGGTGGCGTCCTCCCTCAACGCTCTGGGGGTTTCCCCCCGGGATATGATTTCGATTTTGATGCACATGAAAAAGGTCGGAGCTCTTCAGGCGGAACTCAGAGTGAACTAA
- a CDS encoding flagellar basal body L-ring protein FlgH encodes MIKWFKSKCSRGGRLAGWSSASVPVVQLAWVACSLWSQVTPTSAADAIFTEATQAKGMFSDRKAVHVGDLLSVIVQETSTATKDVSTKTAKSSSVDAGIDSFFFSPTQSKFLTKGGALPALKLASQSDFDGSGKINNSEKLVARVQVVVKDVLPNGNLVVEGKRQTAYSGETQDMVLRGIVRPADVTPNNTVFSYQVAEATINIVSKGVASNSTKKGWFTRIWDKVAPF; translated from the coding sequence ATGATCAAATGGTTCAAATCCAAATGTAGCCGTGGCGGGCGTTTGGCCGGGTGGTCCTCCGCTTCGGTTCCCGTCGTTCAACTTGCCTGGGTGGCCTGCAGTCTGTGGAGCCAGGTGACTCCGACGAGCGCTGCCGACGCCATCTTCACCGAGGCAACCCAAGCCAAGGGCATGTTCTCCGACCGCAAGGCGGTGCATGTGGGTGACCTGCTTTCAGTCATCGTGCAGGAGACCAGCACCGCCACCAAGGATGTCAGCACCAAGACAGCGAAGAGCAGCAGCGTGGATGCAGGTATCGACAGCTTTTTCTTCTCGCCGACCCAGAGTAAGTTTCTGACCAAGGGCGGTGCCTTGCCGGCGTTGAAGCTGGCGTCTCAGAGCGATTTCGACGGCAGCGGCAAGATCAATAACTCCGAGAAGCTAGTGGCGCGGGTGCAGGTCGTGGTCAAAGATGTGCTCCCCAACGGCAACCTCGTCGTGGAAGGAAAACGCCAGACCGCCTACTCGGGAGAGACGCAGGATATGGTGCTCCGAGGGATCGTTCGTCCGGCAGACGTCACCCCTAACAACACCGTGTTCAGCTACCAGGTGGCTGAAGCCACCATCAACATCGTCTCGAAGGGTGTCGCCTCCAACTCCACCAAGAAGGGCTGGTTCACCCGGATCTGGGATAAGGTTGCACCGTTTTGA
- a CDS encoding MBL fold metallo-hydrolase: MKITLHGAAGDVTGSAYLVETDRARVLVDFGMFQGGSRLEAKNVLPSGLESTRLDAVLVTHAHLDHTGRLPLLGKSGYAGPLYATKATIALAGLILRDSAKVQATDMERTNRRRERAGEPPLMPLYGLEDVNRVLELFREVPFDESFEAAPGISARYVDAGHMLGSASIELTVQEEGKSKVVVFSGDIGPSGLAIIRDAQPLKRANLVFMESTYGDRDHKPQKETLAEFRAIVEQAVRQKSRILIPAFAVGRTQQILYHLDELFCAGTVKPFPVYIDSPMAIEASKIYQSHPDLFDEETQALRGACDIAHHHAHVKPTPTAQDSMALNEAPGPCVIMAGSGMCNAGRILHHLRHGLYRPETIVMIVGFQGQGTLGRQLVDGDKDVRIFGETIAVKAQIRTLGGFSAHAGQTELLKWFRFLAPSKPQVVLTHGEAKGREPLKELLKKHYGLEAELPSQGDIVRL; the protein is encoded by the coding sequence ATGAAAATCACACTTCACGGTGCCGCCGGCGATGTCACCGGATCCGCGTATCTCGTCGAAACCGACCGTGCCCGTGTCTTGGTGGACTTCGGGATGTTCCAGGGGGGCTCGCGCCTGGAGGCGAAGAATGTGCTGCCTTCCGGGCTGGAATCTACCCGCCTGGATGCGGTGTTGGTCACTCACGCGCACCTGGATCACACCGGACGCCTTCCCCTGCTGGGCAAAAGCGGGTATGCCGGCCCGCTTTATGCCACCAAAGCGACCATCGCTTTGGCCGGCCTCATCTTGCGAGATTCAGCCAAGGTGCAAGCCACTGACATGGAGCGCACCAACCGCAGGCGCGAGCGAGCGGGCGAACCTCCGCTCATGCCGCTCTACGGACTGGAAGACGTCAATCGGGTGCTCGAGCTGTTCCGTGAAGTGCCCTTCGATGAGTCGTTCGAGGCCGCTCCCGGAATAAGCGCGCGGTATGTGGATGCCGGGCATATGCTGGGGTCAGCCAGCATCGAGTTGACGGTCCAGGAGGAAGGCAAATCCAAGGTGGTCGTCTTCTCAGGAGACATCGGACCTTCCGGTCTCGCCATCATCCGCGATGCACAGCCGCTCAAGCGCGCGAACCTGGTGTTCATGGAATCCACCTATGGAGATCGCGATCACAAGCCGCAGAAGGAAACCCTGGCGGAATTTCGCGCCATCGTGGAGCAGGCTGTCCGCCAAAAATCGCGCATTCTCATTCCGGCGTTCGCAGTCGGGCGCACCCAGCAGATCCTCTACCATCTGGACGAGTTGTTTTGCGCCGGCACCGTAAAGCCGTTCCCCGTCTACATCGACAGCCCCATGGCGATCGAGGCTTCGAAGATCTATCAAAGCCATCCGGACCTCTTCGATGAGGAAACCCAAGCTCTCCGCGGGGCCTGCGACATCGCCCATCACCATGCGCACGTCAAGCCGACGCCGACCGCCCAAGATTCCATGGCCCTGAATGAGGCTCCGGGACCTTGTGTGATCATGGCTGGGTCAGGCATGTGCAACGCGGGACGGATTCTCCATCACCTGCGACACGGACTCTACCGTCCTGAAACCATCGTGATGATTGTCGGCTTCCAAGGACAGGGCACGCTCGGACGTCAACTGGTCGACGGCGACAAGGACGTCCGCATCTTCGGCGAAACCATCGCGGTGAAGGCACAAATCCGCACCTTGGGCGGTTTCAGTGCTCATGCGGGACAAACAGAGCTGCTCAAATGGTTCCGCTTTCTCGCGCCATCCAAGCCTCAAGTGGTCCTGACCCATGGTGAGGCCAAGGGACGTGAGCCCTTGAAGGAACTCCTCAAGAAGCACTATGGACTGGAAGCCGAATTGCCCTCCCAGGGCGACATCGTCAGACTCTGA
- the flgA gene encoding flagellar basal body P-ring formation protein FlgA, producing the protein MKQTLLRSIFSRFERCSRKCRPGVSIWALVLAFMGWGPLFPTEAAEAEIWTLTTQTQVDSTGVFLDQILSNNSTNGVMHVRLCDSPPVGRLMTLPRSQVQALVAAVLPDLASQAWSGAASVQISRRTRQLPEAEILQALHGHLLKNAVRDDGELEIRFLRLWNPVTIADENYVLRVSELPQSGLVSVFQLRFELVAGRETLGAWQIGLEARLYRNIWVAQKLLRRGDAVTEGDFVLERRDVLRTRDALTQEVDMNRGWQMAENLNPGSPVLHRSLQLRAVVQRGQMVDAMLKEGQISISLKAEVLDPGVPGQLIRLRNPLSRKELRGKVINDQMVQIQM; encoded by the coding sequence ATGAAGCAAACCTTACTCCGGTCGATATTTTCCCGCTTCGAGCGTTGCTCGCGGAAGTGTCGTCCCGGAGTTTCCATTTGGGCTCTGGTCCTCGCATTCATGGGCTGGGGTCCCCTTTTTCCGACGGAAGCGGCAGAGGCCGAGATCTGGACCTTGACCACGCAGACCCAGGTGGACTCCACGGGGGTCTTCTTGGATCAGATTCTGTCGAACAACTCGACCAACGGGGTCATGCATGTGCGGCTTTGCGATTCCCCACCCGTAGGACGGCTGATGACGCTGCCGCGATCGCAGGTTCAAGCTTTGGTGGCCGCAGTCTTGCCGGATCTGGCCTCCCAGGCATGGAGTGGAGCGGCCTCCGTTCAAATCAGTCGAAGAACCCGGCAGCTGCCCGAAGCCGAGATCCTGCAGGCACTCCATGGCCACCTGCTCAAGAACGCAGTGAGGGATGATGGCGAATTGGAGATCCGCTTCCTGCGACTCTGGAATCCCGTCACCATCGCCGACGAGAACTATGTTCTCCGCGTCTCCGAACTGCCGCAGAGCGGGTTGGTCTCGGTGTTCCAGCTGCGTTTCGAGCTGGTCGCGGGACGCGAAACCCTGGGTGCTTGGCAGATTGGGCTGGAAGCACGACTTTATCGCAACATTTGGGTGGCTCAGAAATTGTTGCGTCGGGGGGACGCAGTCACGGAGGGCGATTTTGTTCTGGAACGACGTGATGTGCTGCGGACGCGGGATGCCCTTACTCAGGAGGTGGACATGAATCGGGGCTGGCAGATGGCGGAGAACCTCAACCCCGGGTCGCCGGTGCTTCATCGCTCCTTGCAGCTTCGCGCGGTCGTCCAGCGCGGGCAGATGGTGGATGCGATGCTCAAGGAGGGGCAGATCTCGATTTCTCTGAAGGCCGAAGTGCTGGATCCCGGAGTGCCGGGGCAGCTTATCCGGCTTAGAAACCCCCTATCCCGGAAAGAACTCCGGGGGAAAGTGATCAATGATCAAATGGTTCAAATCCAAATGTAG
- a CDS encoding lamin tail domain-containing protein codes for MGTTRKTYGFRSAANQLWLGLIFLAGLAGLPSVCASVVINEILYAPADKTKPTEFIELLNAADQPVDLSGWRFANAVEYTFPNSTLLPAHGFVVVAANPVAFQSAFGSEALGPWIGRLKRGGATIELRDRAGAIVDKVAYRPGFPWPSSAHGEGSSIELINASLDNDLGGAWRSSGSTNFIPQSTTYIGAQDSQWRFRKGTSEASNPTNAWRQIEFLEDETWQTAQTSIGFGDNDDKTDLSKEPWNVPVPMLANYISLYLRHPFTIPAGVMPSRLRLRVTIEDGCIVWINGREVTPRLHMRDKAEKPFDAGVLGRPFGATVHKAVSGGKPVIENLFISAKAAGLVAGTNLIAIHAFNSSISGTGVSIDCQVIGENAAPTPGAPNGAVAANAPPLIRQVSHVPEQPTAGVTELITAKVTDSDGVASVVLSYQVVDPGSYLRKTDPAYVTNWISVAMNDGGQAGDALPNDGVYSVTLPPEMQVHRRLVRYRILCTDTTGRGIQVPYPDDPQPNFAYFVYNGVPGWAGAFKPGDAGTQGVVNVFPSNLVASLPAYHLIANQSDVIRSQYDSAFDTVPMWGTLVYDGRVYDHVTFNNRGEFSTYVSGKNKWRIHVNNTHEFQAKDNYGRPYSQTWDDFNLNGGSAPWIAANRGMAGIEECLSFRVYELLGVPSPKTHYVSLRVIDNAVESADPTATVSDATFPGSGKGQYSGDLWGLYLVTESPDGSFLDERGLPDGSLYKIEGGGNGSGNKKNQGPTHPVNNADWDSFASASALSQKEGWWRTNLHLPTYYSFRIACRVVGNVDLRNGWNHYFYHHPEGHWMPIPWDLDMMFVGRTHQSASGAITQDGAMSVPALAIEKRNRAREVLDLLLSDRSANGGQIGQLVDEYAQLVNPSEQALTWADLDAAMWNFHPRTAGSPTAHSDSNHKGNFYYSPHTFNAGGGAYKRWLRATNYVGFAAFEDFVTYLNDYMTDTYPGPRAWTIGNGEQLGYGYEFVKSEAKESIAADVPSRPSIKYIGSPSYPANDLRFECSEFIGKTFAAVQWRLGRISAPGLAGYVAGVPRKYEVEPHWTSGEISTFAHQIHVPLSAVVPGETYRARVRHKDANGRWSNWSNPIQFVSTAANVTAYSESLVISELMYHPRAASPDELSLGFTDEDFEFIEIKNTALEDLDLTSVGFTSGVNFEFSPGTRLAAGSYGLVVKHQAAFEKRYGKGKNILGNYGDGNLKNAGELVTLSYGSNTPIRSVFYRDAAPWPSEADGTGRSLELIMPHSRPDHSIPENWRPSSAALGTPGGDDGLTFAAWGAAHGGVTDPLGDPDGDGLNNVLEYAFLGEPLSASSAEQPKAQVQELEVDGQKSLYFTLSFRGRTDASDLGYHVQESADLSQWKEDGSWVSRQPVGDGTARYLWRASKPLSVARRVFVRVHVTW; via the coding sequence ATGGGAACGACGCGTAAGACCTATGGCTTTCGGAGTGCTGCCAATCAGCTCTGGCTGGGTCTGATATTCCTAGCCGGGCTGGCGGGCTTGCCCTCGGTCTGTGCCTCGGTGGTCATCAACGAGATCTTGTATGCTCCAGCCGACAAGACGAAGCCCACCGAGTTTATTGAGCTGTTAAATGCCGCAGACCAGCCAGTAGACCTTTCGGGCTGGCGGTTCGCCAACGCCGTTGAATACACGTTTCCGAACTCAACTCTCCTCCCGGCCCATGGTTTCGTGGTCGTGGCTGCCAACCCAGTCGCTTTTCAGTCCGCCTTTGGAAGCGAGGCGTTGGGACCTTGGATCGGACGGCTCAAACGAGGGGGCGCAACCATTGAGCTCCGCGACCGGGCGGGAGCCATCGTGGACAAGGTCGCCTATCGTCCCGGGTTTCCCTGGCCTTCGAGCGCTCATGGGGAAGGCTCCTCGATCGAGCTGATCAATGCCTCGTTGGACAATGATCTGGGAGGAGCTTGGAGAAGTTCAGGCTCCACGAATTTTATTCCCCAATCCACCACTTACATTGGCGCACAGGACAGCCAATGGCGTTTCCGAAAAGGCACCAGCGAGGCCTCAAATCCCACCAATGCCTGGCGTCAGATCGAGTTCCTTGAGGACGAGACTTGGCAGACTGCCCAGACATCTATCGGTTTCGGCGACAATGACGACAAAACCGATCTCTCGAAGGAGCCCTGGAACGTTCCTGTTCCGATGCTAGCGAACTATATCTCCCTCTATCTGCGGCATCCGTTCACGATTCCTGCGGGGGTGATGCCGAGCCGGCTTCGGCTGCGAGTGACCATCGAAGACGGTTGTATCGTGTGGATCAACGGGCGCGAGGTGACTCCGCGGCTGCACATGCGTGACAAGGCGGAAAAGCCATTCGATGCGGGCGTTCTCGGCCGGCCGTTCGGGGCGACGGTTCACAAGGCGGTTTCGGGTGGGAAACCGGTCATCGAAAATCTCTTCATTTCCGCCAAAGCAGCCGGATTGGTGGCCGGGACCAACCTGATCGCGATCCACGCGTTTAACTCATCGATCTCCGGAACCGGGGTATCCATTGATTGCCAGGTGATCGGTGAAAACGCGGCTCCCACCCCGGGCGCCCCGAACGGTGCCGTGGCGGCCAACGCCCCTCCGCTCATTCGCCAGGTGAGTCACGTCCCTGAGCAGCCCACCGCCGGGGTGACCGAGCTGATCACCGCCAAAGTGACGGATTCAGACGGCGTCGCCTCTGTCGTGTTGTCTTATCAGGTGGTGGATCCCGGTAGTTACCTTCGAAAAACGGATCCAGCCTATGTGACGAACTGGATCTCAGTGGCCATGAATGATGGCGGCCAGGCGGGCGATGCCCTCCCCAACGATGGGGTTTACTCCGTCACCCTGCCACCGGAAATGCAGGTGCATCGCCGGCTGGTTCGATATCGGATCCTCTGCACGGACACGACGGGGCGGGGGATCCAGGTCCCTTATCCGGACGATCCGCAACCTAACTTCGCCTATTTTGTCTACAACGGTGTTCCCGGCTGGGCGGGAGCGTTTAAGCCAGGGGACGCCGGGACCCAGGGTGTCGTGAACGTGTTTCCCAGCAACCTGGTGGCCTCCCTGCCTGCTTACCATCTGATCGCAAATCAGAGCGATGTGATCAGGAGTCAGTATGACAGTGCATTCGACACCGTTCCGATGTGGGGGACCTTGGTCTACGACGGCAGGGTGTATGACCATGTTACGTTTAACAATCGAGGGGAGTTTTCCACGTATGTTTCGGGTAAAAACAAATGGCGCATCCATGTCAACAACACTCACGAGTTCCAGGCCAAGGACAATTATGGTCGGCCGTATTCCCAGACCTGGGATGATTTTAACTTGAACGGGGGGTCGGCCCCGTGGATCGCCGCCAATCGGGGGATGGCTGGGATCGAGGAATGCCTCTCCTTCCGTGTGTATGAGTTGCTGGGCGTCCCATCTCCGAAGACCCATTACGTCAGCTTGCGGGTCATCGACAATGCGGTCGAGTCTGCCGACCCGACGGCGACTGTGTCCGATGCAACTTTCCCGGGTTCTGGCAAAGGGCAGTATTCGGGGGACCTTTGGGGACTCTATTTGGTGACCGAGTCGCCGGACGGCTCCTTCCTGGACGAGCGTGGCCTGCCGGACGGCAGTCTCTACAAGATTGAAGGGGGTGGAAACGGATCCGGAAACAAGAAGAACCAGGGCCCAACCCACCCGGTCAACAACGCTGACTGGGACTCCTTCGCCAGCGCTTCCGCCTTGAGTCAAAAGGAGGGGTGGTGGCGGACGAACCTTCACCTCCCCACCTACTACAGCTTTCGGATCGCCTGCCGCGTTGTGGGAAACGTCGATCTGCGCAATGGATGGAACCACTACTTCTACCACCATCCCGAGGGTCACTGGATGCCTATCCCCTGGGATCTCGACATGATGTTCGTAGGCCGCACTCACCAAAGTGCGAGTGGCGCCATCACTCAGGATGGCGCCATGAGCGTTCCGGCGTTGGCGATCGAAAAACGCAATCGGGCTCGTGAGGTCTTGGACCTATTGCTAAGCGATCGTTCTGCGAACGGGGGTCAGATCGGCCAATTGGTGGATGAGTATGCGCAACTGGTAAATCCCTCTGAGCAGGCCCTGACCTGGGCAGACCTCGATGCGGCGATGTGGAACTTTCACCCGCGAACCGCAGGTTCACCCACCGCTCACAGCGATTCGAATCACAAAGGGAACTTCTATTATTCGCCGCACACCTTCAACGCCGGCGGCGGAGCCTATAAACGCTGGCTGAGGGCCACGAATTACGTCGGGTTCGCGGCGTTCGAGGATTTTGTGACCTACCTGAATGACTACATGACCGACACCTATCCGGGGCCGCGCGCATGGACGATCGGGAACGGCGAGCAATTGGGGTATGGATACGAGTTCGTCAAGAGTGAAGCCAAGGAGTCCATCGCGGCCGACGTGCCCAGCCGACCTTCCATCAAGTATATCGGTTCTCCCAGTTATCCAGCCAACGATTTGAGGTTCGAGTGCTCTGAGTTCATCGGCAAGACCTTCGCTGCAGTTCAGTGGCGCTTGGGGCGGATCTCCGCTCCGGGACTGGCAGGTTACGTGGCAGGGGTGCCACGGAAGTATGAGGTGGAACCGCATTGGACCTCCGGTGAGATTTCGACGTTCGCGCACCAGATTCATGTTCCGCTCTCGGCAGTCGTGCCCGGCGAAACCTATCGTGCGCGAGTTCGTCACAAGGACGCGAATGGGCGCTGGAGCAACTGGTCGAATCCGATCCAGTTTGTGAGCACAGCGGCGAACGTGACGGCTTACTCGGAGAGCCTCGTCATCTCGGAACTGATGTATCATCCCCGGGCGGCTTCTCCGGACGAGTTGTCTCTCGGCTTCACCGATGAAGATTTTGAGTTCATTGAGATCAAGAATACGGCGCTTGAGGATCTCGATCTGACCAGTGTGGGATTCACTTCCGGAGTTAACTTCGAGTTTTCTCCAGGCACTCGCCTCGCGGCGGGATCGTATGGCCTGGTCGTGAAACATCAGGCCGCATTCGAGAAGCGCTACGGCAAGGGAAAGAACATCCTGGGTAACTATGGTGATGGAAATCTCAAGAACGCTGGAGAGCTGGTGACGCTATCCTATGGCAGCAACACCCCGATCCGGTCTGTATTCTATAGGGATGCCGCCCCCTGGCCTTCGGAAGCGGATGGCACCGGTCGCAGCTTAGAACTGATCATGCCTCATTCGCGGCCCGACCACTCCATCCCCGAAAACTGGCGTCCCAGCAGCGCGGCGCTGGGGACGCCTGGCGGCGACGACGGACTAACCTTCGCGGCATGGGGTGCAGCCCACGGTGGTGTCACCGATCCGCTGGGAGATCCGGACGGCGATGGGCTTAACAATGTTTTGGAGTATGCCTTCCTGGGAGAACCTCTGTCGGCCTCCTCGGCGGAACAGCCCAAGGCGCAGGTCCAGGAACTGGAAGTCGACGGTCAAAAGTCACTCTACTTCACCCTCAGCTTCCGAGGACGCACGGATGCCTCCGACCTCGGGTATCACGTCCAGGAATCCGCCGATCTTTCCCAGTGGAAGGAGGACGGCAGCTGGGTATCGAGGCAACCAGTGGGTGACGGGACAGCGCGCTATTTGTGGAGAGCGTCCAAGCCCCTGTCCGTTGCCCGCCGCGTTTTCGTCCGGGTGCATGTGACCTGGTGA
- a CDS encoding flagellar hook-basal body protein, translating into MNLSLFQAASGMNASMRWQEVTAENLAAGQVPGYKRQDVSFAPFAAGLVPVPTTGDTRYVMPKASSQTDFSQAGLRGTQVETDVAIDGAGFFAVQLPSGEVGYTRDGEFRRTPDGRLLTKQGFPVMGDNGPIQLDPNNAKLFISPTGEISQGTDQRGKIRIVEFNDPSLLTPIGGGQYVSQNPGLQARDADKPSVRQGYLELGNANPVSEMTQLISSLRMFEMNQKVAQSQDERLGKTITELAGNL; encoded by the coding sequence ATGAATTTGAGTCTGTTTCAGGCCGCCTCCGGAATGAACGCGAGTATGCGCTGGCAGGAGGTCACCGCCGAGAACCTCGCGGCGGGCCAAGTCCCCGGATACAAACGCCAGGATGTCTCGTTCGCGCCTTTCGCGGCGGGATTAGTTCCGGTGCCGACCACGGGTGACACCCGATACGTGATGCCCAAGGCATCCAGTCAGACCGACTTCAGCCAGGCCGGCCTTCGCGGCACCCAGGTGGAGACGGATGTTGCCATCGACGGGGCGGGTTTCTTTGCGGTGCAACTCCCGTCCGGAGAGGTGGGCTACACCCGCGATGGCGAGTTTCGTCGGACCCCGGACGGCCGGCTGCTAACCAAGCAGGGCTTCCCCGTTATGGGCGACAATGGCCCGATCCAGCTGGATCCCAACAATGCCAAACTCTTCATTTCGCCAACCGGCGAGATTAGCCAGGGGACGGACCAGCGCGGCAAAATCCGCATTGTGGAATTTAATGATCCCTCGCTGCTCACTCCGATCGGCGGTGGGCAATATGTTTCACAGAATCCAGGTCTACAGGCTCGGGATGCTGACAAGCCGTCGGTTCGTCAGGGTTACCTGGAGTTGGGCAATGCCAATCCAGTGTCCGAAATGACCCAGTTGATCAGCTCGTTGCGCATGTTCGAAATGAATCAGAAGGTGGCGCAGAGCCAGGACGAACGTCTCGGCAAGACCATCACCGAGTTGGCTGGGAACCTCTAA